Proteins from a genomic interval of Saccharicrinis fermentans DSM 9555 = JCM 21142:
- a CDS encoding reverse transcriptase domain-containing protein: protein MPKEKKGEFRKLGIPTIRDRVAQMAVKMLIEPLWEADFEETSYGFRPKRGAHDAIKQIKKNIYEGHHFIYDTDLSKYFDTIPHDKLFVLLKERISDNGILNIIKQWLKAPKQLKNGKLLTSKADTPLGGVISPLLSNIYLHAFDRIVNSPNSKFAKGNIRIVRYADYFVQMGTYYYSREILAYIDSLMTRMGLTINKEKTTILHVHKKSLFFLGFEFRVIRSKFAWNRKNYTNVRPSMKSRSKLFANIRELLAKRRHWKIEPLLYKLNSLLIGWLNYFSISKVTHIWETIKVIIKHLDYKLFKWLKSKGRKAHKSLRQRPYSTFVQSKRLLDLEKYARLKTLAKAQ from the coding sequence ATCCCGAAGGAAAAGAAAGGCGAGTTTCGAAAATTGGGAATTCCAACCATTAGAGATAGAGTTGCACAAATGGCAGTAAAGATGTTAATAGAGCCACTCTGGGAAGCCGACTTTGAAGAAACTTCGTATGGATTTAGACCAAAGCGTGGAGCACATGATGCGATCAAGCAAATCAAGAAGAACATTTATGAAGGGCATCATTTTATTTATGACACAGATTTGTCGAAATACTTTGATACCATCCCTCATGATAAGCTGTTTGTACTGCTCAAAGAGCGTATCAGTGACAACGGGATTTTGAATATTATTAAGCAATGGCTGAAAGCACCCAAACAATTAAAGAACGGGAAGCTTCTGACATCCAAGGCAGACACTCCGCTAGGAGGAGTTATCAGTCCATTGCTGTCGAATATTTACCTGCATGCTTTTGACCGCATTGTTAATAGTCCAAATAGTAAGTTTGCCAAGGGCAACATTCGCATAGTCCGTTATGCTGATTATTTTGTACAGATGGGTACTTACTATTACAGTAGGGAAATACTGGCTTATATCGATTCATTAATGACACGGATGGGGCTTACCATCAATAAGGAAAAGACAACTATTTTGCATGTGCATAAGAAAAGCCTATTCTTTTTGGGGTTTGAGTTCAGGGTAATCCGCTCCAAATTCGCTTGGAACAGGAAGAACTATACCAACGTCCGCCCGAGTATGAAATCAAGGAGTAAACTCTTTGCCAACATTCGTGAGCTTTTAGCAAAACGTAGGCATTGGAAGATTGAACCTTTGCTTTACAAGCTCAACTCATTATTAATAGGTTGGCTTAATTATTTCTCTATAAGTAAGGTAACGCACATTTGGGAAACCATAAAGGTTATCATCAAACACTTGGATTATAAACTATTTAAATGGCTCAAAAGCAAAGGGCGTAAAGCGCACAAGTCGCTTCGCCAGCGACCATACAGTACTTTTGTACAAAGCAAAAGGCTGTTAGACTTGGAAAAGTATGCACGCTTGAAAACCCTTGCGAAAGCTCAATGA
- a CDS encoding ISNCY family transposase, with protein MRKRFEQQLKLGSLPIQETIIPTAKRSGALPGLCAALKEIFANPNWNEKVFEILDKAIRSEKKHTGRPGMDLWQIFVLSQVRLCQNISYDDLHDMANHHTLIRQIMGIESSFGYEKQKIGYQCIIDNVGLLTDETVKELNNVIVAFGHEVFKKKEAAALSLKTDSFVVESNVHFPTDYNLLWDCARKCIDMVNKLQKNHDLPGWRKVYDWRKDLKNKMRALGRASASGGKGKQDRIRTAARVYLAKAKALLNKLENSKDSFPQEDIADQVTVIELEHFMSLLVKHINLLERRTIKGEAIPHSEKMFSIFEEYTEWVTKGKMRPNIELGKKAGITTDQFNLIVDYQIMDHESDSEIVPKLTKRLSKRFTIESWSFDKGYWNKNNKTLLLGAVKNLVLPKKGKCNQEEAEQERQTVFKKLRNKHSAIESNINELEHRGLDRCPDRGYHNFKRYVGLAVSAYNLRKIGAELIHRARSSSDTGEQNKIAA; from the coding sequence ATGAGAAAAAGATTCGAACAACAATTGAAACTGGGAAGTCTTCCAATTCAAGAAACGATCATACCGACAGCAAAAAGAAGTGGGGCTCTACCCGGACTATGTGCTGCGTTAAAAGAAATATTTGCCAACCCAAACTGGAACGAGAAGGTCTTTGAGATATTGGACAAGGCGATACGCTCGGAAAAGAAACATACAGGTCGTCCCGGAATGGACCTGTGGCAAATCTTTGTTTTGTCACAAGTGCGTCTTTGTCAAAATATTAGCTATGACGATCTACACGACATGGCCAATCACCATACATTGATACGCCAAATAATGGGCATCGAGAGCAGCTTTGGGTATGAAAAGCAAAAGATTGGATATCAATGTATTATCGACAACGTCGGTCTACTAACGGACGAAACGGTAAAAGAACTCAACAATGTTATTGTGGCATTTGGCCACGAGGTATTTAAAAAAAAAGAGGCGGCAGCATTGTCCTTAAAAACCGATAGTTTTGTTGTGGAAAGCAATGTTCACTTCCCTACTGACTACAACCTGTTATGGGACTGCGCGCGGAAATGCATCGACATGGTCAACAAGCTCCAGAAAAATCACGATTTACCTGGATGGCGCAAAGTGTATGACTGGCGTAAAGACCTGAAGAACAAAATGCGGGCACTAGGTCGGGCAAGCGCTTCGGGCGGAAAAGGGAAACAAGACAGAATAAGAACAGCGGCGCGAGTCTACCTTGCAAAAGCTAAAGCTTTGCTGAACAAATTAGAAAATTCAAAAGACAGCTTTCCTCAGGAAGATATTGCGGATCAGGTCACAGTGATAGAGCTCGAACATTTCATGTCACTATTGGTTAAGCATATCAACTTGCTTGAAAGGCGGACTATAAAAGGGGAAGCCATACCCCATAGCGAGAAAATGTTTTCCATATTCGAAGAATATACCGAATGGGTGACCAAAGGTAAAATGCGTCCGAATATCGAACTGGGCAAAAAAGCAGGAATAACCACCGACCAGTTTAATTTAATTGTCGATTACCAGATAATGGATCATGAATCTGATTCAGAGATTGTTCCGAAGTTAACAAAAAGACTATCGAAACGGTTTACAATAGAAAGTTGGAGTTTCGATAAGGGGTATTGGAACAAAAACAATAAAACATTATTGTTGGGAGCGGTTAAGAACCTTGTGCTTCCCAAGAAAGGCAAATGTAACCAAGAAGAAGCAGAGCAGGAGCGTCAAACCGTTTTCAAGAAGCTGCGCAACAAACATAGTGCCATCGAATCAAACATTAACGAATTGGAGCACAGGGGACTAGATCGTTGTCCGGATCGCGGATACCACAACTTCAAAAGGTATGTTGGCTTAGCCGTTAGCGCCTACAATCTAAGAAAGATTGGTGCCGAATTAATCCATCGAGCACGGAGTAGTTCTGATACAGGCGAGCAGAACAAAATAGCAGCCTAG
- the tnpB gene encoding IS66 family insertion sequence element accessory protein TnpB: MFHLHDKLKYFLYPAPVDMRKSFYTLSGIVSSLMKRNVQDGEVFIFVNRRLTTMK; encoded by the coding sequence ATGTTTCATTTACACGATAAACTTAAATACTTTCTATATCCGGCACCAGTGGATATGCGTAAAAGCTTTTACACACTCAGCGGCATTGTAAGCTCCTTGATGAAGCGTAATGTTCAGGACGGTGAAGTTTTTATATTTGTTAACCGTAGGCTGACCACCATGAAAAT
- the tnpA gene encoding IS66 family insertion sequence element accessory protein TnpA, translated as MRMTLTTFKRLYKDYQESGLNIKDFCNNQDLAPPTFYYWRNKLEEALAHEPDSFVPLELDSNPLATNNQSSPSIIKSKATLNNDAPIEFLFPNGTKMLLRDNINTQVLKTIVHLFD; from the coding sequence ATGAGAATGACATTAACAACATTTAAGCGTCTGTATAAAGATTATCAGGAATCAGGTTTGAACATAAAAGATTTCTGTAACAACCAAGATCTGGCTCCTCCCACTTTTTACTATTGGCGAAATAAATTGGAAGAGGCATTAGCACATGAGCCAGATAGCTTTGTTCCACTAGAACTTGACAGTAATCCGTTAGCGACGAATAACCAATCGAGTCCATCTATCATCAAGAGTAAGGCTACTTTAAATAATGATGCTCCCATTGAATTCCTATTTCCCAATGGCACCAAGATGCTACTAAGGGATAATATAAACACGCAAGTATTAAAAACAATTGTTCACTTATTTGATTAA
- a CDS encoding HepT-like ribonuclease domain-containing protein — MLKEEPDFTIKDSRKIVDTRNRIIHGYDSVSEDIIWMIVNRSLPKLKLEVDNFLKFLIRSLISYHTAFCFSIPVLSLAFLSLIFWLFLHPKLWQG, encoded by the coding sequence ATATTAAAAGAAGAACCTGACTTCACTATCAAAGATTCTCGAAAAATTGTAGACACAAGAAATCGAATTATTCATGGTTATGATAGTGTTTCAGAAGACATTATTTGGATGATTGTTAATCGGTCTCTTCCTAAACTCAAATTAGAAGTAGACAACTTTTTGAAATTTTTAATTAGATCTTTGATTTCATACCACACCGCATTTTGTTTTTCCATTCCCGTTTTATCTCTTGCTTTTCTATCACTGATTTTTTGGCTGTTTCTTCATCCGAAGCTCTGGCAGGGGTAG
- a CDS encoding nucleotidyltransferase family protein, translating into MYLDRYKYEINNLCKEHKVKTLYAFGSVLTDNFGPNSDIDLVIEIYSNDPIEYAENYFDFKFKLQELINKPIDLLEEKGIKNSHLKNNIESSKYKIYEA; encoded by the coding sequence ATGTATTTAGACCGATATAAATATGAAATAAATAACCTGTGCAAAGAACATAAGGTGAAAACATTGTATGCCTTTGGTTCTGTGTTAACAGATAACTTTGGACCTAATAGTGATATTGATTTAGTAATTGAAATTTATTCAAATGACCCAATTGAATATGCAGAAAACTATTTTGATTTTAAATTCAAACTACAAGAATTGATAAATAAACCAATCGATTTGTTGGAGGAAAAGGGCATTAAGAATTCTCACTTGAAAAACAATATTGAAAGCTCAAAATATAAGATTTATGAAGCCTGA
- the istB gene encoding IS21-like element helper ATPase IstB codes for MLSGICITALQREVQHRKKTDLDRRMKLARLPKDHNLDKYDFNMANGMTVPQLKQLRELLWMEQNYNLILMGPSGTGKTYVAAGLINDAVKSGHKAYFITMEELITVLKMKEMINTYNRLLKAHLVAIDDIMLFPIKKHEAVAFFNLINHLHEQTSVIITTNKSPQQWAEMLDDEVLATALLDRLLFKCEVVKLEGKSYRMENRKTIFEQQSTL; via the coding sequence ATCTTATCAGGAATTTGCATTACAGCTCTGCAAAGAGAGGTGCAGCACAGAAAGAAAACAGATCTTGACAGGAGAATGAAATTAGCCCGATTACCCAAAGATCACAACCTGGACAAGTATGACTTTAACATGGCAAATGGTATGACTGTGCCTCAACTGAAACAATTACGGGAATTATTATGGATGGAACAAAATTATAACCTGATACTAATGGGCCCCTCCGGAACAGGAAAAACGTATGTGGCGGCAGGACTGATTAACGATGCTGTAAAATCTGGTCATAAAGCTTACTTTATCACAATGGAGGAACTAATAACGGTGTTAAAAATGAAAGAAATGATTAACACTTATAATCGTCTTTTAAAGGCTCATTTAGTGGCTATAGACGATATAATGCTTTTTCCTATTAAGAAACATGAAGCAGTTGCATTTTTCAACCTGATAAATCATCTGCACGAACAAACGTCTGTAATAATCACAACAAACAAATCCCCTCAGCAATGGGCAGAAATGCTCGATGATGAAGTCTTGGCAACTGCTTTGTTAGATAGATTATTGTTTAAATGTGAAGTTGTAAAACTCGAAGGTAAAAGTTACAGAATGGAAAACAGAAAAACAATCTTCGAGCAGCAATCAACCCTCTGA